The following is a genomic window from Candidatus Methylomirabilota bacterium.
GCGAACAGGGCCGGGCTGGAGGTGCGGGACATCGTGCTGCAGCCGCTGGCTTCCAGTGAAGCGACGCTGACCGCGGACGAGAAAGATCTGGGGGTGATTCTGATCGATATCGGCGGGGGAACCTCGGATATCGCCGTCTTCGTAGATGGCAGTATCCGCCACACGGCGGTGCTGCCGCTGGGTGGCGACCATCTGACCCATGACATTGCCATCGGACTCAGGACGCCTCCGCAGTGCGCCGAGGAGATCAAACGCCGGTATGGTTGCGCGCTGACCTCCCTCGCGGGGAGCGAGGAGGTGGTGGAGGTTCCGAGCGTCGGCGGCCGTAAGCCCCGCCTGCTCTCGCGGCAGATGTTGTGCGAGATCGTTCAGCCAAGGGTGGAGGAGATCTTCATGCATGCGGGTCTGGAAGTGCGGCGGGCCGGGTTGATGCAGCAGGTTGCCGCGGGAATTGTGGTGACCGGCGGATCGTCGGCAATGGCGGGTGTGCCTGAGCTGGCTGAGCAGCTCTTCGACCTGCCGGTACGGCTGGGGATACCATCCGGCGTGGGCGGCCTGAAGGAAGTAGTCAGCTCGCCGATGCATGCGACCGGTGTGGGCCTGGTGCTGTACGGCGCGGCGCATCTGAATCAGCATCGGTTCAACAGATCATCGGAGCGAAGCCTGGTAGATAAGATCATCAATCGGATGAGGCAGTGGTTTAGCGATTTCCTGTGAGACCCAATATCCAACAACGGCTTTCGAGGGGAGGTGGAGATGCCATTTGCGCTGGAGATCGACGCTGAGCACGCGGCTAAGATTAAGGTGATCGGAGTTGGGGGCGGGGGGTCCAATGCGGTGAGTCGGATGTCGGCATCGGAGTTCACCGGCGTTGAGTTTTTTGTGGTGAATACCGACACCCAGGCGCTCAAGATGTCTCCGGTGGACACCAAGCTTCAGATCGGTGCCAACGTCACGAGGGGTCTGGGGGCGGGGGCGAATCCGGAGATCGGGCGACAAGCGGCGCTTGAAGATACCGACAAGATCCTGAGCCTCCTGGAAGGCGCGGATATGGTGTTTATCACCGCCGGGCTGGGGGGAGGGACAGGAACCGGCGCCGCGCCTATCATCGCGAATCTCGCCAAGGAGCTAGGTATTCTGACAGTCGGGGTGGTGACCAAGCCATTTGCGTTTGAGGGCAAGGTTCGAGAGACTCACGCCTCCCGGGGGCTTACTGCGCTGTGTGAGAGCGTCGATACCTTGATCACCATCCCGAATCAACGGTTGCTACAGGTCGTAGAGCGACAGACCTCGCTGAGCGATGCCTTCAGGGTTGCCGACGACGTGTTGCGCCAGGCGGTGCAGGGGATTGCGAACCTCATCGTGGTGCCGGGTCTGATCAACCTGGACTTTGCCGATGTCAAGACCATTATGTCAGAGCGTGGGATCGCTATGATGGGGATCGGCGTTGCGTCGGGAGAGAACGCGGCCTCGGAAGCCGCCGCAACGGCGATCAACAGCCCGCTTCTGGAAAACGTCTGTATCGACGGCGCCAGAGGCGTTCTCATTAATATCACCGGTGGTCCGGCGCTCTCGCTGTACGAGGTGAATGAAGCCAGCTCCACGATCTGTAAGTCAGCCCATCAGGATGCCAATATCATTTTCGGAGCGGTGATCGACGAATCGCTGAAAGATAGTGTTTGCGTGACGGTGATTGCCACCGGGTTTGAGGCCGCTACCTCGGTGAGAGAGGAAGGGTCTTCAAAAAACATGGTCGAAATGAAGGCGTACGCAGCCAAGGCCGCGGAGCGCAGCGGCTTTTTCAGAAAGCGTGGAACGAACGGGCGCGAGACGTCCGACGAGCAGTTCAATCCCCGCGACCTGGAACTCAGACCCCCGGACCTTGACGGGGACGAGTTGGATATCCCGACCTTTTTGCGGCGCCAGGCCGACTAGCGATTCCGGAAAAGCTCCTCCTCGAAGCGTCCCATGGAAGGGAGGATAGGTCAATGAGGCGACTCAGCAAACTGTTTCAGATATTTCTATCTTCAGGCAGATCGATGGCTACCTGTCCGCACTGCTTGTTGCCGATCGGCGGATCGGAGAACGTCTGTCCGAACTGCCGTCGGCTGTTGCGGTTTGAGGGGATCGCAGAGCTCCGGGCGAATAGCCGTCCGGACGGATCACGTCTTGCGGCAGCGCATGCAGGGGCAGGAGGTCAAGAAGGGCAAGCTTGGCGGAACGGGTAAAAGATCGGATTGAGCAGGTAATGCGACGGATGGCCGACGCGGCCCGTTGCGCTGGTCGGGATCCTGGTGAGGTGGAGCTGGTTGCGGTTACCAAGACCGTGCCGGTTCCCCGTATCCGGGAGGCGGTCGATGCCGGCGTAACGACACTGGGCGAGAATCGGGTCCAGGAGGCTGCAGATAAGATTACTCTTCTGAGTTCGCTCCCGGTCAGATGGCACTTGATCGGTCATTTACAGACGAATAAGAGTCGGCCTGCCGCGGAGCTGTTCGAACTGATCCATTCGCTTGACTCTGTGAAGTTGGCTGCTGCCCTGGACCGCCACGGGGCTGCCTTAGCGAAGCAGGTCCGGGTGCTCATAGAGGTCAACCTTGAAGGCGAACCGAGCAAGACCGGTATTCTCGAACAGGACCTTTTGCCGCTGCTCCAGGCTTGCCAGCAGTATACACATCTGGCTATCGAAGGCCTGATGGCCATCCCGCCATTTCGCAGGAATCCTCAGGACGTCCGGCCGTTCTTTCGCAAACTTCGGCTGCTACGAGATCAGGCGGCTAGAGCCTGTCCGGAATACCCGCTCCGCCACCTCTCCATGGGGATGAGCCACGATTACGAGATCGCCATCGAAGAGGGGGCCACGCTGGTTCGAGTCGGCACAGCGATCTTTGAAGCACGCCCTCAGGGCTGATGACGCGGCGGCCTTATTGGGCTCTTTGAGAAAGTCGTGGGTATAGAATAGAATGGATGCGGAAAGGACTGGAGCATGCGATGAAGCGTGATGAGGCGCTGAAAACCCTGGCCGAGCATCGGGAAGAGCTACGGCAGCGGTTTGGCGTGAAGTCGCTGGCGCTGTTTGGCTCGGTCGTGCGTGATGAAGCTACTGAAACCAGCGACGTCGATTTGTTGGTGGAGTTTGACCGGCCAGTGGGTCTCCTTCACGTCATCGGGACGGAGCAGTATCTCGAAAAGCTGCTTAGCGTGAATAAGGTTGATCTCGTCCTGACGCGGGCCGTCCTGCCGGAATTCAAGGACGGCATCCTCGCGGAAGCCATTAATGCCTTCTAAGTCCCAAGGTTGGAAGATTCGGATTCGGCATATCCTGGATGCTATCGCAGAGACG
Proteins encoded in this region:
- the ftsA gene encoding cell division protein FtsA, yielding MTGKGELVAGLDIGTTKICVIVAEVTENGVEIVGCGISPSQGLKKGVVVNIDVTVESIRQAVEAAEAMAGVALDSAFVGIAGSHIKGINSRGVVAISGKNQEVTQADVDRVIEAAKAITLPADRRVIHIIPQEFIIDDQGGVREPVGMSGCRLEAEIHIVTGAIASAENIIKCANRAGLEVRDIVLQPLASSEATLTADEKDLGVILIDIGGGTSDIAVFVDGSIRHTAVLPLGGDHLTHDIAIGLRTPPQCAEEIKRRYGCALTSLAGSEEVVEVPSVGGRKPRLLSRQMLCEIVQPRVEEIFMHAGLEVRRAGLMQQVAAGIVVTGGSSAMAGVPELAEQLFDLPVRLGIPSGVGGLKEVVSSPMHATGVGLVLYGAAHLNQHRFNRSSERSLVDKIINRMRQWFSDFL
- the ftsZ gene encoding cell division protein FtsZ — its product is MPFALEIDAEHAAKIKVIGVGGGGSNAVSRMSASEFTGVEFFVVNTDTQALKMSPVDTKLQIGANVTRGLGAGANPEIGRQAALEDTDKILSLLEGADMVFITAGLGGGTGTGAAPIIANLAKELGILTVGVVTKPFAFEGKVRETHASRGLTALCESVDTLITIPNQRLLQVVERQTSLSDAFRVADDVLRQAVQGIANLIVVPGLINLDFADVKTIMSERGIAMMGIGVASGENAASEAAATAINSPLLENVCIDGARGVLINITGGPALSLYEVNEASSTICKSAHQDANIIFGAVIDESLKDSVCVTVIATGFEAATSVREEGSSKNMVEMKAYAAKAAERSGFFRKRGTNGRETSDEQFNPRDLELRPPDLDGDELDIPTFLRRQAD
- a CDS encoding YggS family pyridoxal phosphate-dependent enzyme yields the protein MAERVKDRIEQVMRRMADAARCAGRDPGEVELVAVTKTVPVPRIREAVDAGVTTLGENRVQEAADKITLLSSLPVRWHLIGHLQTNKSRPAAELFELIHSLDSVKLAAALDRHGAALAKQVRVLIEVNLEGEPSKTGILEQDLLPLLQACQQYTHLAIEGLMAIPPFRRNPQDVRPFFRKLRLLRDQAARACPEYPLRHLSMGMSHDYEIAIEEGATLVRVGTAIFEARPQG
- a CDS encoding nucleotidyltransferase family protein, with amino-acid sequence MKRDEALKTLAEHREELRQRFGVKSLALFGSVVRDEATETSDVDLLVEFDRPVGLLHVIGTEQYLEKLLSVNKVDLVLTRAVLPEFKDGILAEAINAF